Proteins encoded together in one Chitinophaga lutea window:
- a CDS encoding S46 family peptidase — MRKIFLMAALLAGHLSVYATEGMWLPQLLTKLNEKEMKGMGMKISAADIYNLNKGSLKDAIVSFGGFCTGEIISSQGLLLTNHHCGYSAIQTHSSVEHNYLDNGFWAKNKAEELPNAGLTATFIVRIDDVTAEALRGVAGNLSESARQSAIDKNLNAIKANAKKETYQDALIKPFFDGNQYFLFITETYKDVRLVGAPPSSIGKFGADTDNWVWPRHTGDFSIFRIYAGKDNLPAEYSKDNVPLKPKHFLPISLDGIREDDFTMVFGFPGRTNEYLPSEAVKLTVEGQDPARVKMRDAALKVIDGFMRKDEKIKIQYAAKFASTANAWKKWIGEMQGVKQTNGIQRKLDFEKRFQQLAQGRPEYRGLLDSLNNLYKQQGPYAVSRDYYSELLRNTEMLGFANNLITALHDTRLKGADQWETIREQFLKKAKASYKDYNNDVDREVAAVLLDIYFEGVPSSRIGGEGYQVWMETNKDGKTTAGKLYSQSALVSYEKLEAFVNRPFQQVSADVWKDPATKLLIGLRNGYTDFVNKPYDELQPEINRLQRRYMQAQMDLVKDKRFYPDANSTLRLTYGKVNGYAPRDAVEYDFATTLDGVMEKYKPGDYEFDVPEKLRQLHASKDYGPYGANGKMPVCFIASNHTTGGNSGSPALDAYGNLIGLNFDRTWEGTMSDINYDAAICRNIMVDIRYVLFIVDKFAGAKHLVDEMKLVHPKKGAKPVLKKAS; from the coding sequence ATGAGGAAGATTTTTCTGATGGCAGCGTTGCTTGCCGGCCACCTGTCCGTTTACGCCACGGAAGGCATGTGGCTGCCGCAGCTGCTGACGAAGCTGAATGAAAAGGAAATGAAGGGCATGGGCATGAAAATCAGCGCCGCCGATATCTATAACCTGAACAAAGGCAGCCTGAAAGACGCCATCGTGAGTTTCGGCGGTTTCTGCACCGGCGAAATCATTTCCTCCCAGGGCCTGCTGCTCACCAACCACCACTGCGGCTATTCGGCCATCCAGACGCATTCTTCGGTAGAACATAATTACCTCGACAACGGCTTCTGGGCCAAAAACAAAGCGGAAGAGCTGCCCAACGCGGGCCTGACAGCTACTTTCATCGTGCGGATCGACGATGTGACCGCCGAAGCCCTCCGCGGAGTAGCCGGCAACCTGAGCGAAAGCGCCCGCCAGAGCGCCATCGACAAAAACCTCAACGCCATCAAAGCCAACGCGAAAAAAGAAACCTACCAGGATGCGCTCATCAAACCGTTCTTCGACGGTAACCAGTACTTCCTGTTCATCACCGAAACCTATAAGGACGTCCGCCTCGTAGGCGCGCCGCCCTCTTCCATCGGGAAGTTCGGCGCCGATACGGATAACTGGGTGTGGCCCCGCCATACGGGCGACTTCTCCATCTTCCGCATCTACGCCGGAAAAGACAATCTGCCGGCGGAATATTCGAAGGACAATGTGCCCTTAAAACCGAAACATTTCCTGCCCATTTCGCTCGACGGTATCCGGGAAGATGATTTCACCATGGTATTCGGCTTCCCCGGCCGCACCAACGAATACCTGCCTTCGGAAGCCGTTAAGCTGACGGTGGAAGGGCAGGACCCCGCCCGTGTAAAAATGCGCGACGCGGCGCTCAAAGTGATCGACGGTTTTATGCGCAAAGATGAAAAGATCAAGATCCAGTATGCCGCCAAATTCGCCAGCACCGCCAACGCCTGGAAAAAATGGATCGGCGAGATGCAGGGCGTGAAACAGACCAACGGCATCCAGCGCAAACTCGACTTCGAAAAACGTTTTCAGCAGCTGGCGCAGGGCCGTCCGGAATACCGCGGCCTCCTCGATTCGCTGAACAACCTGTACAAACAACAGGGCCCTTATGCCGTCAGCCGCGATTATTACAGCGAACTGCTCCGCAATACGGAGATGCTGGGGTTTGCCAATAATCTCATTACCGCGCTCCATGACACCCGCCTGAAAGGCGCGGACCAGTGGGAAACCATCCGCGAGCAGTTCCTCAAAAAAGCAAAAGCATCGTACAAGGACTATAACAACGACGTAGACCGCGAAGTGGCGGCCGTACTGCTCGATATTTATTTTGAAGGGGTGCCTTCCAGCCGCATCGGCGGAGAAGGGTACCAGGTATGGATGGAAACGAACAAAGACGGAAAAACCACCGCCGGGAAGCTGTACAGCCAGTCGGCCCTCGTTTCGTACGAAAAGCTGGAGGCGTTTGTGAACCGCCCTTTCCAGCAGGTATCGGCAGACGTCTGGAAAGACCCTGCCACGAAGCTGCTCATCGGCCTGCGGAACGGGTACACGGATTTTGTGAACAAGCCGTACGACGAACTCCAGCCGGAGATCAACCGCCTGCAGCGCCGCTATATGCAGGCGCAGATGGACCTGGTGAAAGACAAACGTTTTTACCCCGATGCCAACAGCACACTGCGCCTCACTTACGGCAAAGTGAACGGTTATGCGCCCCGCGATGCGGTGGAATATGATTTCGCCACCACGCTCGACGGGGTGATGGAAAAATACAAACCCGGCGATTACGAGTTTGACGTGCCGGAGAAACTGCGCCAGCTACACGCCTCGAAAGATTACGGCCCGTACGGCGCCAACGGGAAAATGCCGGTATGTTTCATCGCCTCCAACCACACCACCGGCGGCAATTCCGGCAGCCCGGCGCTCGATGCGTACGGCAACCTCATCGGCCTGAACTTCGACCGTACCTGGGAGGGCACCATGAGCGACATCAACTACGATGCCGCCATCTGCCGCAACATCATGGTAGACATACGGTATGTGCTGTTCATCGTCGATAAATTCGCGGGCGCGAAACATCTCGTGGATGAGATGAAACTGGTGCACCCGAAAAAAGGTGCGAAACCGGTGCTGAAGAAAGCTTCTTAA
- a CDS encoding M57 family metalloprotease, producing MSIAFGIGLSACQKEAASTGNDQQAVPEHVLAQIKAQGFSTANVQARDGGWVVEGDIFLDEENLANASVTPNLRIAEVEQYRTNNLVKSLPRVITVMVSDLGSAYVQGTDLAIQRYNAQGLDLTFQRITSGRADITIQGFYEGPSGGFITLGSAGFPTRNGNPYKTIKMNTHPQAYGENPSVTYVGSVIQHEMGHCIGFRHTDYMNRAFSCGSGGNEGASNIGAVHIPGTPTGPDAGSWMLACSNGGDRTFNANDIIALKYLY from the coding sequence ATGAGCATCGCATTCGGCATCGGTCTTTCCGCCTGCCAGAAAGAAGCGGCATCCACCGGCAACGACCAGCAAGCGGTACCTGAACATGTACTGGCCCAGATCAAAGCCCAGGGTTTCAGCACGGCGAACGTGCAGGCCCGCGACGGCGGCTGGGTGGTGGAAGGGGATATTTTCCTCGACGAGGAAAACCTGGCCAACGCATCCGTTACCCCCAACCTGCGTATCGCCGAGGTGGAACAGTACCGGACCAACAACCTCGTTAAAAGTCTGCCCCGTGTGATCACGGTGATGGTATCCGACCTGGGCAGCGCTTATGTGCAGGGCACCGACCTGGCCATCCAGCGGTACAACGCGCAGGGCCTCGACCTTACGTTCCAGCGCATTACCAGCGGCCGTGCGGACATTACCATTCAGGGGTTCTATGAAGGCCCCAGCGGCGGCTTCATCACCCTCGGTTCTGCAGGTTTCCCCACCCGTAACGGGAATCCTTACAAAACCATCAAAATGAACACCCATCCGCAGGCGTACGGCGAAAACCCGAGCGTAACTTACGTGGGCTCGGTGATCCAGCACGAAATGGGCCATTGCATCGGCTTCCGCCATACCGACTATATGAACCGCGCGTTCAGCTGCGGCAGCGGCGGTAACGAAGGCGCCAGCAACATCGGCGCCGTGCATATCCCCGGCACCCCCACCGGTCCGGATGCGGGTTCCTGGATGCTCGCCTGCTCCAACGGCGGCGACCGCACCTTTAACGCCAACGACATTATCGCTTTGAAATATCTCTATTGA
- a CDS encoding S8 family serine peptidase, with amino-acid sequence MRVTLSPRLFFTVSCIVAILATCRLSAQSDPFVQRYAAPVPDTQEHRKKPDFFLVRFPAFPGETNLNRLQRKRSLSPLYHIVGTIPADTSVKSWPANGNWKATEAVLDKLDQLAARDSITVLANAAPPPARLLRWETPDKLAFLRVAKKDWAAFISHPSVIIVDLQRRPRTETVLNTANYTLNRITTLQARLPALRGENMRVSLKETLYDTADIDLVQRHIPTANEPAETAVHATIMATLMAGAGNSGTSGKGVAPAARIASADFLRLLPDAPGYFAQYNLHAQNHSYGTGLENYYGLEAVAYDEQVHAADTLVHVFSSGNSGAATPTAGLYTGLAGFANLTGTFKQAKNVIVVGGTDSINNVPALSSGGPAYDGRIKPELVAFGEEGTSGAAALTTGAVLLLQESYRSTHGQMPPAALIKAVLVNSADDTGAPGPGYRTGYGALNAWEAVQTIREQRFSSGAVTNGSTYTQTIPVPAGQQLLKVTMSYADVPAAANAAKALVNDLDLEITDAAGNRYAPWVLSTAPFRDSLLKAARTGRDSLNNTEQVGIMLPAAGNYTVTVHGRAVAAGSQRFHLAWQMVPAAHFDWQYPAANEILPAREPVTLRWRSTFGGTGRLLYSLDKGANWRLINGNADLAQGYATWETPDVFGEALLKMEQGATAVVSAPFLVSPRIQVQTGFNCTDSALLYWNRIPGARYYQVYALNGAYFSPFSQTADTVLILKKNAALPQVFAVSPVAAMEGARSRGIDYTKQGLDCYIRTFTADLDNNGQVQLRLTLGSTWQLKSITWERQGAALAQTPVSGGLIYQHNDAAPPQGIVYYRVKLETANGQFIYSAAIPVRVLTESAYLLFPNPAAATLQILAARLEAQEIRIMDVQGRVVRTLLLQNLLQPVSLQGLSAGTYWCIIYRNGEKIFTGQFVKL; translated from the coding sequence ATGCGCGTTACGCTTTCGCCCAGACTTTTTTTCACCGTTTCCTGCATCGTTGCCATACTCGCCACATGCAGGCTCAGCGCGCAATCCGACCCGTTCGTGCAACGCTACGCCGCCCCTGTTCCCGACACGCAGGAGCACCGTAAAAAACCCGATTTTTTTCTCGTCCGTTTTCCCGCTTTTCCCGGTGAAACGAATTTAAACCGATTGCAAAGAAAACGCTCCCTCTCCCCGCTATATCATATCGTCGGGACCATACCGGCAGACACCAGCGTAAAAAGCTGGCCGGCGAACGGTAACTGGAAAGCCACCGAAGCGGTGCTGGACAAACTGGACCAGCTCGCCGCGCGCGACAGCATCACCGTACTGGCCAACGCCGCGCCGCCCCCCGCCCGGCTGCTGCGCTGGGAAACACCGGATAAGCTCGCCTTCCTGAGAGTCGCCAAAAAAGACTGGGCCGCGTTCATTTCCCATCCGTCCGTCATCATTGTGGACCTGCAACGCCGCCCCCGCACGGAAACCGTGCTGAACACCGCCAATTACACCCTCAACCGCATTACCACGCTCCAGGCGCGGCTGCCCGCCTTGCGCGGCGAAAACATGCGCGTGTCGTTAAAAGAAACGCTGTACGACACGGCAGACATCGACCTGGTGCAACGCCATATTCCCACGGCCAATGAGCCCGCTGAAACCGCCGTGCACGCCACCATCATGGCCACCCTCATGGCCGGCGCCGGCAATTCCGGCACGAGCGGCAAAGGCGTGGCGCCCGCAGCCCGTATCGCCAGCGCCGATTTCCTGCGGCTGCTGCCGGATGCGCCGGGTTATTTCGCACAGTACAACCTGCATGCGCAAAACCATTCCTACGGCACCGGCCTCGAAAATTATTACGGACTGGAAGCGGTCGCATACGATGAACAGGTACATGCGGCCGACACGCTGGTGCATGTATTCTCTTCCGGCAATAGCGGCGCCGCCACTCCTACCGCCGGCCTCTATACGGGCCTGGCCGGTTTCGCAAACCTGACGGGCACTTTCAAACAGGCTAAAAACGTGATCGTGGTGGGCGGAACGGACAGTATCAATAATGTACCTGCCCTCAGTTCCGGCGGCCCGGCATACGACGGGCGCATCAAACCGGAGCTGGTGGCTTTCGGGGAAGAAGGCACTTCCGGCGCCGCGGCGCTCACCACCGGCGCGGTGCTGCTGCTGCAGGAAAGCTACCGCAGCACCCACGGCCAAATGCCACCCGCCGCGTTGATCAAGGCCGTGCTCGTCAACAGCGCGGACGATACCGGCGCACCCGGCCCGGGTTACCGCACCGGCTACGGTGCACTCAATGCCTGGGAAGCCGTGCAGACGATCCGCGAACAGCGTTTTTCTTCCGGCGCCGTTACTAACGGCAGCACCTATACGCAAACAATACCCGTACCCGCCGGACAGCAACTATTGAAAGTAACGATGAGTTACGCGGATGTGCCCGCCGCCGCCAACGCCGCCAAAGCGCTGGTGAACGATCTCGACCTGGAAATCACAGACGCCGCCGGCAACCGTTACGCGCCCTGGGTGCTGAGCACGGCGCCCTTCCGCGACTCCCTGCTGAAAGCCGCCCGCACGGGCCGCGACAGCCTGAACAATACCGAACAGGTCGGCATCATGTTACCGGCCGCCGGAAATTACACGGTCACCGTCCACGGCCGCGCCGTCGCCGCCGGCAGCCAGCGTTTCCACCTCGCCTGGCAAATGGTCCCCGCCGCGCACTTCGACTGGCAATACCCCGCCGCCAACGAGATCCTGCCCGCCCGCGAACCGGTTACCCTCCGCTGGCGCAGTACCTTCGGCGGTACGGGGCGGCTGCTCTACAGCCTGGATAAAGGCGCCAACTGGCGGCTGATCAACGGCAACGCCGATCTGGCGCAGGGATACGCCACCTGGGAAACACCCGATGTATTCGGCGAGGCGCTCCTCAAAATGGAACAGGGCGCCACCGCGGTGGTCAGCGCACCTTTCCTGGTTTCACCACGCATTCAGGTACAAACGGGGTTTAATTGCACCGATTCCGCGCTGCTGTACTGGAACAGGATACCGGGCGCCCGTTATTACCAGGTTTATGCCCTCAACGGGGCTTATTTTTCGCCTTTCAGTCAAACGGCGGACACTGTGCTGATCCTGAAGAAAAACGCCGCATTACCGCAGGTATTTGCCGTGAGCCCCGTTGCAGCGATGGAAGGTGCCCGCAGCCGGGGGATCGATTACACCAAACAGGGGCTCGACTGTTATATCCGCACCTTCACGGCCGACCTCGACAACAACGGCCAGGTGCAGCTCAGGCTGACGCTCGGCAGCACCTGGCAGCTCAAAAGCATTACCTGGGAAAGGCAGGGCGCAGCCCTGGCGCAAACACCCGTCAGCGGCGGACTCATCTATCAACACAACGATGCCGCGCCGCCCCAGGGTATTGTGTATTACCGCGTAAAACTGGAAACGGCGAACGGTCAGTTCATTTACTCGGCCGCGATCCCGGTGCGGGTGCTCACCGAAAGCGCCTATCTGCTCTTCCCCAACCCAGCCGCTGCAACGTTGCAGATACTGGCCGCGCGCCTGGAAGCACAGGAAATACGAATCATGGATGTACAGGGCCGCGTGGTGCGCACCTTGCTGCTGCAAAACCTGCTGCAGCCCGTCAGCCTCCAGGGCCTCAGCGCCGGCACTTACTGGTGCATCATCTACCGGAACGGGGAAAAAATATTCACGGGGCAATTCGTGAAGTTGTAA
- the lpdA gene encoding dihydrolipoyl dehydrogenase yields the protein MAYDVIVIGSGPGGYVAAIRASQLGFKTAIVERESLGGICLNWGCIPTKALLKSAQVMEYIQHSKDYGVTVGDAKADFPAVIKRSRGAADKMSKGVQFLMKKNKIDVIMGSGKLKAKGQVEVTDKDGKTAVHEAKHIILATGARSRELPNLKIDGKTIIGYREAMNLPTQPKSMIVVGSGAIGVEFAYFYATMGTKVTIVEFMPRIVPVEDEDISKELEKIYKKKGIEVMTNASVEAVEATKTGVKAKVKTATGEIFLEADVVLSAVGIAANIENIGLEALGVKTEKGKVPVDKFYATNVPGIYAIGDIVPGQALAHVASKEAIVCVEAIAYNEKKFHHKPTPIDYNNIPGCTYCTPEIASVGYTEKQAKEAGYEVKVGKFPFSASGKAVGAGATEGFVKVIFDAKYGEWLGTHMIGMNVTEAIVQTVTARTLETTYLEVLNSIHPHPTMSEAVKDAIEVAYGEAIHL from the coding sequence ATGGCATACGACGTAATCGTAATTGGTAGTGGCCCCGGAGGATACGTGGCAGCTATCCGGGCTTCTCAACTGGGATTTAAAACAGCTATAGTAGAAAGAGAGAGTTTGGGCGGTATCTGTTTGAACTGGGGCTGTATCCCGACCAAGGCATTGTTAAAATCAGCACAGGTAATGGAATACATTCAGCATTCCAAAGATTACGGTGTAACGGTGGGTGATGCCAAAGCGGATTTTCCTGCAGTGATCAAACGCAGCCGTGGCGCTGCCGATAAAATGAGCAAGGGCGTTCAGTTCCTCATGAAGAAGAACAAGATCGACGTGATCATGGGCTCCGGCAAGCTGAAAGCCAAAGGCCAGGTGGAAGTAACGGATAAAGACGGAAAAACAGCCGTGCATGAGGCTAAACATATCATTCTGGCAACCGGCGCGCGCTCACGCGAACTGCCGAACCTGAAAATCGACGGCAAAACCATCATCGGTTACCGCGAGGCGATGAACCTGCCCACACAGCCCAAAAGCATGATCGTGGTGGGTTCCGGCGCCATCGGCGTGGAATTCGCTTATTTCTACGCGACCATGGGCACCAAGGTGACCATCGTGGAATTCATGCCGCGCATCGTTCCGGTGGAAGATGAAGACATCTCCAAGGAGCTCGAAAAAATCTACAAGAAAAAAGGCATCGAAGTAATGACCAACGCCAGCGTGGAAGCGGTGGAAGCGACCAAAACCGGCGTGAAGGCCAAAGTGAAAACCGCCACCGGCGAAATTTTCCTGGAAGCCGACGTGGTGCTGAGCGCCGTGGGCATTGCCGCCAACATCGAAAACATCGGCCTGGAAGCCCTCGGCGTAAAAACCGAAAAAGGCAAAGTGCCCGTTGATAAATTCTATGCCACCAATGTACCGGGCATCTACGCCATCGGCGACATCGTTCCCGGTCAGGCACTGGCCCACGTTGCTTCCAAAGAAGCCATCGTTTGCGTGGAAGCCATTGCTTACAACGAAAAGAAATTCCATCACAAACCCACCCCCATCGATTACAACAACATCCCCGGCTGTACTTATTGCACGCCTGAGATCGCATCTGTGGGTTACACCGAGAAACAGGCCAAAGAAGCCGGTTACGAAGTGAAAGTGGGCAAATTCCCCTTCAGCGCTTCCGGCAAGGCAGTGGGCGCAGGTGCTACCGAAGGTTTCGTAAAAGTGATCTTCGACGCCAAATACGGCGAGTGGCTGGGTACGCACATGATCGGCATGAACGTGACCGAAGCCATCGTGCAGACCGTAACGGCCCGCACCCTGGAAACCACTTACCTGGAAGTGCTCAACAGCATCCACCCGCACCCGACCATGAGCGAAGCGGTGAAAGATGCCATCGAAGTGGCTTACGGCGAAGCGATTCACCTTTAA
- a CDS encoding LolA family protein — MMMKKTVCMGLILCGMAFGTTAQTRGSLGQSDPKAKVVLDNVSKKFKSLKSVIANFVLKVEGANNSVSDSKKGSVYLKGAKYKVVMGDQEIISDNKTSWTYAKDVNEVTINNVDQSGNSMTPAKIFTNFYDKDFLYRLNGETTEKGKVLQNIELTPTDKSKTFFKVLVDVDKKNQTLARMKVFEKNGNRYTYEISSFTPNGAVTDDMFTFDAKKHPGVEVVDLR; from the coding sequence ATGATGATGAAGAAAACGGTATGCATGGGCCTGATTTTGTGTGGAATGGCATTCGGCACAACGGCTCAGACCCGCGGTTCCCTCGGGCAGAGCGACCCTAAAGCCAAAGTAGTACTGGATAATGTCAGCAAAAAATTCAAATCCCTGAAATCTGTCATAGCTAATTTCGTACTGAAAGTGGAAGGCGCCAACAACAGCGTTTCCGATTCCAAAAAAGGCTCCGTGTACCTCAAAGGCGCCAAGTATAAAGTGGTGATGGGCGATCAGGAAATTATCAGCGACAATAAAACATCCTGGACGTACGCCAAAGACGTGAACGAGGTGACCATCAATAACGTGGACCAGAGCGGCAACAGCATGACGCCCGCGAAGATCTTCACCAATTTCTACGACAAGGACTTCCTGTACCGCCTCAACGGTGAAACCACCGAAAAAGGCAAGGTGCTGCAGAACATCGAGCTGACGCCGACCGACAAATCGAAGACTTTCTTCAAGGTGCTGGTGGATGTGGACAAAAAGAACCAGACCCTGGCCCGCATGAAAGTGTTTGAAAAGAACGGCAACCGCTACACTTACGAAATCAGCAGCTTTACGCCCAACGGCGCGGTGACGGACGATATGTTCACTTTCGACGCCAAGAAACACCCCGGTGTGGAAGTGGTGGACCTGCGATAA
- a CDS encoding FtsK/SpoIIIE family DNA translocase, translated as MAGNKLKSEKKEPKKKKEQQPNPDVLRPDKEPEVKVKELVRDERTHKVLGAFFLLLALYTFIAFTSYLFTWEEDQDKVFRYSSRVLFMHEIEVDNLLGRLGAYTSHWFFYKGFGLASYLFCYFFFIIGINFIVGRRVFRFWRNVKYILFGLLFISMSFSFLSGKSVFPWGGAMGDALNRWTGGFLGKTGEGLLLLLAGLTWIIWKFNVDFKWPEKKPKPAKAFAPVEEDGDDEPEEDEEPFARPGAAPVTAGALNKYNEAAGNITVLPMMEEEEFDAGLQLIEKEDTTPNVAYIPPKPEPVPVREPEPEPEPELEPEPEPEPEPIREVTPPKKSSAANEVAFEIKPVYEDPAEDEIEQIEPVREPVLVDPYEPTLDLRDYKYPALDLLENHGSDKIVQDNTELEKNKNQIIDTLKNYDISIQKISATVGPTVTLYEIVPAAGVRISRIKNLEDDIALSLSALGIRIIAPIPGRGTIGIEVPNVKKTIVSLRNILASDKFQHSQMDLPIAIGKKIDNENFIVDLAKMPHLLMAGATGQGKSVGINTLLVSLLYKKHPSQLKFVLVDPKKVELSLYKLIEKHFLAKLPGEEDAIITDTKKVVHTLNALCIEMDLRYDLLKEAGTRNIREYNGKFTQRRLNPQKGHRYLPFIVLVVDEFADLIMTAGKEVEMPIARLAQLARAVGIHLIIATQRPSVNIITGTIKANFPARIAFKVSSKIDSRTILDIGGAEQLIGQGDMLISFNGELVRLQCAFVDTPEVEGVAEFIGGQRGYPDAFLLPEYIDEKDMEGKDFSLADRDPLFEEAARVIVQNQQGSTSLLQRRMKLGYNRAGRLMDQLEAAGIVGPNMGSKARDVNVKTEADLEEILNSML; from the coding sequence ATGGCAGGTAACAAACTGAAATCAGAAAAGAAAGAACCTAAAAAGAAAAAGGAACAACAACCCAACCCGGACGTTCTGCGGCCCGATAAAGAGCCGGAAGTGAAGGTAAAGGAGCTGGTGAGGGACGAGCGCACCCATAAAGTACTGGGCGCTTTTTTCCTGCTGCTGGCGCTGTATACCTTTATTGCCTTCACGTCTTATCTCTTTACCTGGGAAGAAGACCAGGATAAGGTGTTCCGCTATTCTTCCCGCGTGCTGTTCATGCACGAAATAGAGGTCGATAACCTTCTGGGCCGCCTCGGCGCTTATACCTCCCACTGGTTTTTTTACAAGGGTTTCGGGCTGGCCTCGTACCTGTTCTGCTATTTCTTTTTTATCATCGGTATCAATTTCATTGTCGGCCGCCGCGTGTTCCGCTTCTGGCGCAATGTCAAATACATCCTCTTCGGCCTGCTGTTCATCAGCATGAGTTTTTCTTTCCTTTCCGGCAAATCCGTCTTCCCCTGGGGCGGCGCCATGGGCGACGCACTCAACCGGTGGACGGGCGGATTCCTCGGTAAAACGGGAGAGGGGCTGCTGCTGCTGCTCGCCGGCCTCACCTGGATCATCTGGAAATTCAACGTCGATTTCAAATGGCCCGAGAAGAAGCCGAAACCGGCCAAAGCGTTTGCGCCTGTTGAAGAAGACGGGGATGATGAGCCGGAAGAGGACGAAGAGCCGTTCGCCAGACCCGGCGCCGCGCCGGTAACAGCGGGAGCGCTGAACAAGTACAACGAAGCGGCGGGTAACATCACGGTATTGCCGATGATGGAGGAAGAAGAATTCGACGCCGGCCTGCAGCTCATCGAAAAAGAAGATACCACGCCCAACGTGGCATACATCCCGCCGAAACCGGAGCCCGTGCCTGTTCGTGAACCGGAGCCGGAACCTGAACCGGAGTTGGAGCCTGAACCAGAGCCTGAACCAGAGCCCATCCGGGAAGTGACGCCGCCGAAGAAAAGCAGCGCGGCCAACGAGGTGGCGTTCGAGATCAAACCCGTGTATGAAGATCCGGCGGAGGACGAAATAGAGCAGATCGAGCCCGTGCGCGAGCCCGTACTGGTTGATCCGTACGAGCCCACCCTCGATCTCCGCGATTACAAATATCCCGCGCTCGACCTGCTCGAGAACCATGGTTCCGACAAGATCGTACAGGACAATACCGAACTGGAAAAGAACAAAAACCAGATCATCGACACGCTGAAGAACTACGATATCTCCATCCAGAAAATCAGCGCCACCGTGGGGCCCACCGTTACCCTGTACGAGATCGTACCGGCGGCGGGCGTGCGTATTTCGCGGATCAAGAACCTGGAAGACGATATCGCCCTCAGCCTGTCGGCCCTCGGCATCCGTATCATCGCGCCTATCCCCGGCAGGGGCACCATCGGCATCGAGGTGCCGAACGTAAAGAAAACGATCGTGTCGCTGCGCAACATCCTGGCGTCCGACAAGTTCCAGCACAGCCAGATGGACCTGCCCATCGCGATCGGTAAAAAAATCGACAACGAGAACTTTATCGTGGACCTGGCCAAAATGCCGCACCTGCTGATGGCGGGGGCTACCGGCCAGGGTAAATCCGTGGGCATCAACACCCTGCTGGTGTCGTTGCTGTATAAAAAACACCCGTCGCAGCTGAAGTTCGTGCTGGTGGATCCGAAGAAAGTGGAGCTGTCGCTCTACAAACTCATCGAAAAACACTTCCTCGCCAAACTCCCCGGCGAAGAAGACGCCATCATCACAGACACGAAGAAGGTGGTGCACACCCTCAACGCCCTGTGTATCGAAATGGACCTGCGGTACGATCTGCTGAAGGAAGCCGGCACCCGTAACATCCGCGAGTACAACGGCAAGTTCACGCAGCGCCGCCTCAACCCGCAGAAAGGGCACCGTTACCTGCCGTTCATCGTGCTGGTGGTGGACGAGTTCGCCGACCTGATCATGACGGCCGGCAAGGAAGTGGAAATGCCGATCGCCCGCCTTGCCCAGCTGGCGCGCGCCGTGGGCATCCACCTGATCATCGCCACCCAGCGCCCGTCCGTGAACATCATTACCGGTACCATCAAAGCCAACTTCCCCGCACGTATTGCCTTTAAAGTGTCGTCTAAGATAGACTCCCGCACCATTCTCGACATCGGCGGCGCAGAGCAGCTGATCGGGCAGGGCGACATGCTCATTTCCTTCAACGGCGAACTGGTGCGCCTCCAGTGCGCATTCGTGGACACGCCCGAAGTGGAAGGCGTGGCGGAATTCATCGGGGGCCAGCGCGGTTATCCCGATGCGTTTTTACTGCCGGAGTACATCGACGAAAAGGACATGGAGGGCAAGGATTTCAGTCTGGCCGACCGCGATCCGCTGTTCGAGGAAGCCGCCCGCGTGATCGTGCAGAACCAGCAGGGCTCCACCTCGCTGCTGCAGCGCCGGATGAAACTCGGCTACAACAGGGCCGGCAGGCTGATGGACCAGCTCGAAGCCGCCGGGATAGTGGGGCCGAACATGGGCAGCAAGGCCCGGGATGTGAATGTGAAAACGGAGGCCGATCTCGAGGAAATTCTCAACAGTATGTTATAA
- a CDS encoding DUF423 domain-containing protein, with the protein MHKSFLVWAALLGALAVVLGAFGAHKLKELVPPETVSTFQTGVTYQFYHVFALLAVGILYAHIPAPQLVWAGRFFLFGILLFSGSLYVLTLLKATETVGLRGIGAITPIGGLLFIAGWVSLLLGILKK; encoded by the coding sequence ATGCATAAATCATTTCTCGTGTGGGCGGCACTGTTAGGCGCCCTGGCGGTGGTACTGGGCGCGTTCGGTGCGCATAAACTGAAAGAACTGGTTCCCCCGGAAACCGTGAGCACTTTCCAGACCGGGGTAACGTACCAGTTTTACCATGTGTTCGCCCTGCTGGCCGTAGGCATCCTGTACGCGCATATCCCTGCACCGCAACTGGTATGGGCCGGCCGCTTTTTCCTGTTCGGCATCCTGCTGTTTTCCGGTTCCCTGTACGTACTGACCCTTCTGAAAGCCACCGAAACGGTGGGCCTCCGCGGCATCGGCGCCATTACGCCCATCGGCGGGCTGCTGTTCATCGCCGGCTGGGTGAGCCTGCTGCTGGGAATATTGAAAAAGTGA